One genomic segment of Agromyces intestinalis includes these proteins:
- a CDS encoding metal-dependent hydrolase: MMGITHATSGAAAWVAVTSAMPVATLGIYPLDPTGVLAGAAVCAGAALLPDADHRSATIARAVPILGRLATDAIGELTGGHRHGAHSALAVAVVAAAAWALSLVTLPADVLAPHTVSAEAVGTGTLAAGAGIGTAALTAFGLRARRFVVSWPLAWFVGAALGAFIAIAAPEQAAWFPLAVTVGFTVHLAGDLLTVGGLPGLLWPWVPRPPRSIRPVPVLRQLWLPNGYVALPLLGRTGSMREAGLGAVLALYSFAGFGYETMRLFGVDIAL; this comes from the coding sequence ATGATGGGCATCACGCACGCGACGAGCGGTGCCGCCGCCTGGGTGGCCGTCACGAGCGCCATGCCGGTCGCGACGCTCGGCATCTACCCGCTCGACCCGACCGGCGTGCTGGCGGGCGCCGCGGTCTGCGCCGGTGCCGCTCTGCTGCCCGATGCCGATCACCGCAGCGCCACGATCGCCCGAGCGGTGCCGATCCTCGGACGGCTCGCGACCGATGCCATCGGCGAGCTCACCGGCGGGCACCGCCACGGCGCGCACTCCGCTCTCGCGGTGGCCGTGGTCGCCGCGGCCGCGTGGGCCCTCTCGCTCGTCACGCTGCCGGCCGACGTACTCGCACCGCACACGGTCTCGGCAGAGGCGGTCGGCACCGGCACCCTCGCCGCGGGCGCCGGCATCGGCACCGCCGCGCTCACCGCGTTCGGACTTCGAGCACGCCGGTTCGTCGTCTCGTGGCCGCTCGCGTGGTTCGTGGGCGCTGCGCTCGGCGCGTTCATCGCGATCGCCGCACCCGAGCAGGCGGCGTGGTTCCCGCTCGCGGTCACGGTCGGCTTCACCGTCCACCTCGCCGGCGACCTCCTCACCGTCGGCGGGCTTCCCGGTCTGCTGTGGCCGTGGGTGCCGCGGCCGCCCCGGAGCATCCGACCCGTGCCGGTGCTGAGGCAACTGTGGCTGCCGAACGGGTACGTCGCGCTGCCCCTTCTCGGTCGCACTGGATCGATGCGCGAAGCCGGGCTGGGCGCGGTGCTCGCGCTCTACAGCTTCGCCGGCTTCGGCTATGAGACGATGCGACTGTTCGGAGTCG
- a CDS encoding energy-coupling factor transporter transmembrane component T family protein: protein MIGLYHPGRSLVHRMPALAKLGALALIVGVSAAFSALWVQLLLLGVTAVCFVLARIPVRVALAQLVPLAWILAIAVPVQFFFGGWEAAATMSTRLTVAVALAALYTLTTPVPATLDAMQRMLRPLRRFIDPDRVGLALALAIRCLPLLAEIVRAVIEARRARGAEGSPLALAVPVVVRALQSADELGDALIARGFDD from the coding sequence ATGATCGGGCTCTACCATCCGGGCAGGTCGCTCGTGCACCGAATGCCGGCGCTCGCGAAGCTCGGCGCGCTCGCGCTCATCGTCGGCGTCTCGGCCGCCTTCAGCGCACTCTGGGTGCAGCTCCTGCTGCTCGGCGTCACCGCCGTCTGCTTCGTGCTCGCTCGCATCCCCGTGCGGGTCGCACTCGCGCAACTGGTGCCTCTCGCCTGGATCCTCGCGATCGCCGTGCCGGTGCAGTTCTTCTTCGGCGGCTGGGAGGCCGCAGCGACGATGAGCACGCGGCTCACGGTGGCCGTGGCGCTCGCCGCGCTCTACACGCTCACAACCCCGGTGCCCGCCACGCTCGATGCGATGCAGCGGATGCTCCGTCCGTTGCGGCGGTTCATCGACCCCGACCGCGTCGGACTCGCACTCGCACTCGCCATCCGCTGCCTTCCCCTGCTCGCCGAGATCGTGCGTGCGGTGATCGAGGCACGCCGGGCACGCGGCGCAGAAGGCTCGCCGCTCGCCCTCGCCGTGCCCGTCGTCGTGCGGGCGCTGCAGTCCGCCGACGAACTCGGCGACGCGCTCATCGCGCGCGGCTTCGACGACTGA
- a CDS encoding energy-coupling factor ABC transporter ATP-binding protein, which produces MSIIEFDRAGCEIGGTPVLRDITLTLTERRIGIIGANGSGKSTLVRMINGLVAPTTGTVTVDGIDVARKAREVRRLVGFVFTNPDTQIVMPTVREDVAFTLRRHRLPAAEAAARVDETLERFGLTDLADRPAHRLSGGQKQLLALAAVLVARPAILVADEPTTLLDARNARLVSEHLERLDQQIVVVSHQLDLFERYDRVIVIDDGRIAADGEPAAAIDAYRAAIG; this is translated from the coding sequence ATGAGCATCATCGAGTTCGACCGTGCCGGCTGCGAGATCGGCGGCACCCCCGTGCTGCGCGACATCACCCTCACTCTCACCGAACGCCGGATCGGCATCATCGGCGCCAACGGCTCGGGCAAGTCGACCCTCGTGCGCATGATCAACGGGCTCGTCGCCCCGACCACCGGAACCGTCACGGTCGACGGGATCGACGTCGCGCGCAAGGCCCGCGAGGTTCGCAGGCTCGTCGGGTTCGTCTTCACGAACCCCGACACCCAGATCGTCATGCCGACCGTACGCGAAGACGTCGCCTTCACCCTTCGCCGGCACCGGCTCCCCGCGGCCGAGGCCGCAGCCCGAGTCGATGAGACGCTCGAGCGGTTCGGTCTCACCGACCTCGCCGACCGGCCCGCGCACCGGCTCTCGGGCGGCCAGAAGCAGCTGCTCGCGCTCGCCGCGGTGCTCGTCGCACGCCCTGCGATCCTCGTCGCCGACGAGCCGACGACGCTCCTCGACGCGCGGAACGCGCGCCTGGTCTCGGAGCATCTCGAGCGGCTCGACCAGCAGATCGTCGTCGTGAGCCACCAGCTCGACCTCTTCGAGCGGTACGACCGCGTCATCGTCATCGACGACGGCCGGATCGCCGCGGACGGCGAGCCCGCGGCGGCGATCGACGCGTACCGGGCGGCGATCGGATGA
- a CDS encoding thiolase family protein produces the protein MTGAAIVAARRTPIGQERRALRDLTVDALAAPVLAAVADAVAPAGLAVEDVVLGNCLGPGGDLARVAALRAGLGAHVPGVTVDRQCGSGLDAVLQASARVRAGDARLVLAGGAESASTAPHRFWPDSGERYTRAPFAPAGFPDPDMGPAAEAVARTAGVRRERQDAWAASSHARAVAARDAGRFDREIVEVAGVDRDERPRRGLDGATLARFPAAFEAQGTVTAGNSCGNADGAAAMAVIDEAAARSLGVPALRVRAAAVAAGDPALPGLGAAPAIRSALARAGASVADLGFVEITEAFAAQLLAVTDALELDERMVNADGGALALGHPWGASGAVLLVRLAARIAASDDARLGLAACSIGGGQGIAMIVERIA, from the coding sequence ATGACCGGGGCCGCGATCGTCGCCGCCCGTCGCACGCCGATCGGCCAGGAGCGCCGCGCGTTGCGCGACCTCACCGTCGACGCACTCGCCGCACCCGTGCTCGCCGCCGTCGCCGACGCGGTCGCACCCGCGGGCCTCGCCGTCGAGGACGTCGTGCTCGGCAACTGCCTCGGCCCGGGCGGTGACCTCGCCCGGGTGGCCGCGCTCCGAGCGGGCCTCGGAGCTCACGTACCGGGAGTGACCGTCGACCGCCAGTGCGGATCCGGGCTCGACGCAGTACTGCAGGCTTCGGCCAGGGTGCGAGCGGGCGATGCGCGACTCGTCCTGGCCGGCGGAGCCGAGTCGGCGTCGACCGCGCCGCACCGGTTCTGGCCCGACTCGGGTGAGCGCTACACACGCGCGCCGTTCGCTCCGGCCGGCTTCCCCGACCCCGATATGGGGCCCGCCGCCGAGGCCGTCGCGCGTACGGCCGGCGTGCGTCGAGAGCGGCAGGATGCCTGGGCCGCCAGTTCGCACGCTCGAGCCGTCGCCGCTCGCGACGCGGGCCGATTCGACCGAGAGATCGTCGAAGTCGCGGGTGTGGACCGAGACGAGCGACCCCGCCGAGGGCTCGATGGGGCGACGCTCGCCCGGTTCCCGGCGGCCTTCGAAGCGCAGGGAACCGTCACGGCCGGAAACTCGTGCGGCAATGCCGACGGCGCCGCCGCGATGGCGGTGATCGACGAGGCCGCGGCCCGCTCGCTCGGAGTGCCCGCCCTGCGGGTCCGCGCCGCCGCCGTCGCGGCGGGCGATCCCGCCCTGCCCGGCTTGGGGGCGGCACCGGCGATCCGTTCCGCACTCGCCCGCGCCGGCGCTTCCGTGGCCGACCTCGGATTCGTCGAGATCACCGAGGCGTTCGCCGCGCAACTGCTCGCCGTGACCGACGCACTCGAGCTCGACGAGCGGATGGTCAACGCCGACGGCGGCGCGCTCGCACTCGGCCACCCCTGGGGCGCCTCGGGCGCGGTGCTGCTCGTGCGACTCGCCGCACGCATCGCCGCCTCCGACGACGCACGGCTGGGGCTCGCCGCCTGCTCCATCGGCGGCGGGCAGGGCATCGCGATGATCGTGGAACGGATCGCATGA
- a CDS encoding class I adenylate-forming enzyme family protein, producing the protein MSDWLGGRGASPALRFGGRTVSYRELGRAVDEARLPDGAIGCAAGADPVETAVTVLAALDRGRAVLIGGGRADVAALGDAQAGILVRTSGSSGTARTITRTSASWLASAAPLAELTGTGPADRVAVTGPLHVSMHLYATLHALWSGACATDDVADASVVHATPTRLQRLLGEHDVPDTIVVAGAPLGEHAASRAASRGIRVVEYYGAAELSFVAAGAGDGTLSPFPGVEVELRGDGRSRTVWARSPYLADGYLGTPGALRRDDRGFASVGDLAEPVAPGRFRVVGRGDAAITTAGATVLAEPIEAVVRDLPGVLEAVVVGVPDAVLGERVVAVVELADRGDPTAVAADVLEQAVRARLAPEEHPRRWYRADRLPRTDGGKIARGEVHRLLAADGFTRLGSADEPRSEPPAAATSRAVR; encoded by the coding sequence GTGAGCGACTGGCTCGGCGGACGCGGCGCGAGCCCCGCGCTCCGGTTCGGCGGGCGCACCGTGTCGTACCGCGAGCTCGGCCGCGCGGTCGACGAGGCCAGGCTCCCCGACGGTGCGATCGGATGCGCCGCCGGCGCCGACCCCGTCGAGACCGCCGTGACCGTGCTCGCCGCCCTCGACCGGGGCCGCGCAGTGCTCATCGGTGGCGGCCGCGCTGACGTCGCCGCGCTCGGCGACGCTCAGGCGGGCATCCTCGTGCGCACCTCGGGCTCCTCCGGGACCGCACGAACGATCACCCGCACGAGCGCCTCCTGGCTCGCGTCGGCCGCACCCCTCGCCGAGCTCACCGGCACCGGCCCTGCCGATCGCGTCGCCGTGACCGGGCCGCTGCACGTGTCGATGCACCTCTACGCCACCCTGCACGCCCTCTGGTCGGGCGCATGCGCGACCGACGATGTCGCCGACGCGAGCGTCGTGCACGCGACGCCCACCAGGCTCCAACGACTGCTCGGCGAGCACGACGTGCCGGACACGATCGTGGTCGCCGGCGCTCCGCTCGGCGAGCACGCCGCGTCGCGAGCCGCGTCCCGAGGCATCCGGGTGGTCGAGTACTACGGGGCTGCCGAGCTCTCGTTCGTCGCCGCCGGTGCGGGCGACGGCACGCTCTCGCCGTTCCCCGGCGTCGAGGTCGAACTCCGCGGCGACGGGCGCAGTCGCACCGTGTGGGCCCGGTCGCCGTACCTCGCCGACGGCTACCTCGGAACGCCCGGAGCGCTCCGGCGCGACGATCGTGGCTTCGCGAGCGTCGGCGACCTCGCCGAACCGGTCGCACCGGGCCGGTTCCGGGTCGTCGGGCGCGGCGACGCGGCGATCACGACGGCCGGCGCGACCGTGCTCGCCGAGCCCATCGAAGCCGTCGTCCGCGACCTTCCGGGCGTGCTGGAGGCCGTCGTCGTCGGTGTGCCCGACGCGGTGCTCGGCGAACGCGTCGTCGCGGTCGTCGAGCTCGCCGACCGCGGCGACCCGACCGCCGTCGCCGCTGACGTGCTCGAGCAGGCCGTTCGCGCACGCCTCGCCCCCGAGGAGCACCCACGACGCTGGTACCGTGCCGACCGGCTCCCCCGCACCGACGGCGGCAAGATCGCCCGCGGCGAGGTGCACCGCCTGCTCGCCGCAGACGGGTTCACCCGGCTCGGATCGGCCGATGAGCCGCGCTCCGAGCCGCCTGCGGCGGCGACATCGAGGGCAGTGCGATGA